A stretch of the Argentina anserina chromosome 6, drPotAnse1.1, whole genome shotgun sequence genome encodes the following:
- the LOC126798619 gene encoding kinesin-like protein KIN-14S: protein MAEMFPEICEGAALDRDPEPSATSEAVETLETVKSEVDDDVSDQAQNLDTVTKDLDCDVTGIEQAAGVSDLIEETGVTNETEEASPFQGETLPILQKIIDLSAKIKDLKKDHNVLSEEVKQATSSFPDPEVLRTLQQLSSEHELLKKKYIAESSERKRLYNEVIELKGNIRVFCRCRPLNQNEISNGYSSVTEFESSLDNELQILSSDSSKKQFKFDHVFRPEDDQEAVFAQTKPIITSVLDGFNVCIFAYGQTGTGKTFTMEGTPENRGVNYRTLEELFRISEERCDSMRYELSVSMLEVYNEKIRDLLVDHNNQDVKKLEIKQAADGTLDVPGLVEPHVNCFEETWELLKSGSRARSVGSTSANELSSRSHCLLRVTVKGEDLISGQRTKSQLWLVDLAGSERVGRIEVEGERLKESQFINKSLSALGDVISSLASKTAHIPYRNSKLTHMLQSSLGGNCKTLMFVQISPSSSDLGETLCSLNFASRVRGVESGPIRKQADHTELLKYKQLAEKAKHDEKETKKLQDGLSAAQLRLAAREQMCRNLQERVRDLENQLAEERKTRLKQEARAFAASASTSSWKPGAQKAVAEKKPPLAPNKSRLPLRRIGNFVPQPSAFPPKKNGYSTSSVPPPIDGKENVPAISGASRNTGRLILPKRMSISVRPPPPTTTATTAQQIRKPKRHSIATLPNLRPEPNSYMATPLNNNTSASRFNNGRPSFLPRKRYSRLFSPMPDLKTAAETTPTAMRSSSKFMCSPPAQQTSSFKSRLPTAIALQRKPVIWSPLKFMKSRRPSLALPARMEM, encoded by the exons ATGGCGGAAATGTTCCCGGAAATATGCGAAGGTGCTGCACTGGATCGCGATCCAGAGCCTTCTGCGACCTCCGAAGCAG TTGAAACCCTAGAGACTGTGAAGAGTGAGGTGGATGATGATGTCAGTGACCAAG CTCAAAATTTAGATACCGTGACAAAAGATTTGGACTGTGATGTCACTGGTATAG AACAAGCTGCGGGAGTTTCAGATTTAATTGAGGAGACTGGTGTGACAAATGAAACGGAAGAAGCTTCCCCATTTCAGGGGGAGACCCTTCCAATTTTGCAGAAGATCATTGATTTGAGTGCTAAAATTAAG GACTTGAAAAAAGATCATAATGTATTGTCTGAAGAAGTCAAACAGGCAACAAGTTCTTTTCCAGACCCAGAAGTCCTGAGAACTCTGCAGCAGCTTA GTAGTGAACATGAACTTCTGAAGAAGAAGTACATTGCTGAGTCCTCTGAGCGAAAGCGACTGTACAATGAAGTCATTGAGCTTAAAGGCAATATCAGGGTGTTCTGCAGATGTCGACCCTTGaatcaaaatgaaatttcaaatggATATAGTTCCGTTACTGAGTTCGAGTCGTCATTAGATAATGAGCTACAGATCCTTTCCTCTGATTCATCCAAAAAGCAGTTCAAGTTTGACCATGTGTTCAGACCCGAGGACGACCAAG AGGCTGTTTTTGCTCAAACTAAACCTATTATCACCTCAGTGCTGGATGGTTTTAATGTGTGCATATTTGCCTATGGCCAAACTGGAACTGGTAAAACCTTTACAATGGAGGGAACTCCTGAAAATAGGGGTGTCAACTACAGGACTCTTGAGGAGTTGTTTCGGATTTCAGAAGAAAGATGTGATTCCATGCGATATGAATTATCTGTTAGCATGCTTGAGGTTTATAACGAGAAGATAAGGGACCTCTTGGTAGATCACAACAACCAAGACGTTAAAAA GTTGGAAATTAAGCAAGCTGCAGATGGAACATTAGATGTGCCAGGACTTGTTGAACCTCATGTTAATTGCTTTGAGGAAACATGGGAATTGCTGAAATCTGGAAGCCGTGCCCGATCTGTGGGATCAACCAGTGCTAATGAGCTGAGCAGCCGGTCTCACTG CTTGTTGCGGGTGACTGTAAAGGGGGAGGACTTGATTAGTGGGCAAAGGACAAAGAGTCAACTGTGGCTAGTAGACTTGGCTGGTAGTGAGCGTGTGGGGAGGATTGAGGTTGAAGGGGAAAGACTGAAGGAATCTCAGTTTATAAATAAATCTCTCTCGGCCCTTGGCGATGTAATCTCATCCCTTGCTTCTAAAACAGCCCATATTCCTTACAGGAATTCAAAGCTCACTCATATGCTGCAGAGCTCTCTTG GAGGAAATTGCAAAACTTTGATGTTTGTCCAGATTAGCCCAAGCTCCTCAGATTTAGGAGAAACACTTTGTTCCTTAAACTTTGCCAGCCGAGTCCGAGGAGTTGAGAGTGGCCCAATTCGAAAACAAGCAGACCACACTGAGCTGCTCAAGTACAAGCAATTGGCAGAAAAGGCTAAACATGACGAGAAGGAAACAAAGAAACTACAGGATGGTTTATCTGCTGCGCAGTTAAGGCTAGCTGCAAGAGAACAGATGTGCAGAAATCTTCAAGAAAGG GTCCGAGACCTTGAGAACCAATTGGCAGAGGAAAGGAAGACCAGACTTAAACAGGAAGCTAGAGCTTTCGCTGCTTCAGCATCAACATCATCCTGGAAACCAGGAGCACAGAAGGCTGTTGCAGAGAAGAAGCCACCATTAGCTCCTAACAAATCAAGGCTTCCCCTGCGAAGAATTGGCAATTTTGTGCCCCAGCCATCTGCTTTTCCACCCAAAAAGAATGGCTACTCAACTTCTTCTGTTCCACCTCCAATAGATGGCAAAGAAAATGTCCCAGCAATATCAGGAGCCTCAAGAAACACCGGCCGCCTTATTTTACCAAAACGAATGTCCATTTCTGTGAGACCCCCTCCTCCAACAACAACAGCCACAACAGCACAGCAGATTCGTAAGCCCAAGAGACATTCCATTGCTACTCTTCCTAACCTTCGGCCAGAGCCAAACTCTTACATGGCTACtcccctcaacaacaacacctCTGCCTCTCGGTTCAACAATGGCAGACCCTCATTTCTGCCGCGAAAGAGATACTCAAGGTTGTTCTCTCCAATGCCTGATTTGAAGACAGCAGCAGAGACAACCCCAACTGCCATGAGGAGCAGTAGTAAGTTCATGTGCAGCCCCCCAGCGCAGCAGACTAGTTCATTCAAATCCAGGCTTCCTACAGCCATTGCATTGCAGCGAAAACCAGTAATTTGGAGTCCACTAAAGTTCATGAAGAGCAGGAGGCCATCTCTGGCTCTGCCTGCTAGAATGGAGATGTAA
- the LOC126797503 gene encoding mitogen-activated protein kinase kinase kinase ANP1-like isoform X1, translating to MQDMFGSVRRSLVFRPPDTDDSPVTLVDKITASIRKSRVFSKPSPPPPSAPKDAAPPIRWRKGELIGCGAFGRVYMGMNLGSGELLAVKQVLIAITSASKEKAQAHIKELEEEVKLLKNLSHPNIVRYLGTVREEDTLNILLEFVPGGSISSLLGKFGSFPEAVMRTYTKQLLLGLEYLHKNGIMHRDIKGANILVDNKGCIKLADFGASKQDVELATISGAKSMKGTPYWMAPEVIRQTGHSFSADIWSVGCTVIEMATGKPPWSEQYQEVAALFHIGTTKSHPPIPEHISVEAKDFLLKCLQKEPNLRPTASELLQHPFVSGQPMESHTSLRPSIMEDSGIPSPSFSSNLQTFEMSTCRDSSEMCNMDSLHCSTIHHDKVLESTHVWGRDSDDDMCRIDDKDDLTIGEGILNSTYMPDDLKSFNPMCEPTDDMGCQFYRSSETEQNGMNLDTSHQTDDPAGCSGAIGAFSSPCGRSLSEDDEELTESKITAFLDEKALELKKLQTPLYEEFYNSMNVVCSPSFVDSSPDETTSKYLKLPPKSRSPIRSPIGTPSIVADAVCSVSPGSSGRRVSNIGNASDKNLKDMSPPPHTDWKGFGVDAQQEPGSPSMGYSERQRKWKEELDHELERKREMMRQAGVSPKDRALNKQRERTRFASPGK from the exons ATGCAAGACATGTTCGGATCAGTCCGCCGATCACTCGTCTTCCGGCCACCGGACACCGACGACTCCCCGGTAACCCTAGTCGACAAGATCACCGCCTCCATTCGGAAATCCAGAGTCTTCTCCAAACCCTCGCCCCCGCCGCCGTCTGCACCTAAAGACGCCGCGCCTCCGATCCGATGGCGCAAGGGCGAGTTGATCGGCTGCGGCGCCTTCGGCCGCGTCTACATGGGCATGAATCTCGGCTCCGGCGAGCTCCTCGCCGTTAAGCAG GTTCTTATCGCGATTACAAGTGCATCCAAGGAGAAAGCTCAG GCTCACATAAAGGAGCTTGAGGAAGAAGTGAAGCTTCTAAAAAATCTGTCTCATCCAAACATTGTT AGATATTTGGGTACAGTGAGGGAGGAGGATACCTTGAACATTCTGTTGGAGTTTGTCCCGGGTGGATCCATATCATCACTGCTGGGGAAATTTGGATCTTTCCCTGAAGCT GTAATGAGAACATACACCAAGCAGTTGTTGTTGGGACTAGAATATTTACACAAAAATGGGATAATGCACAGGGACATTAAG GGAGCAAATATCCTTGTCGATAATAAAGGATGCATTAAGCTTGCAGATTTTGGTGCATCCAAACAGGACGTGGAGCTG GCAACCATTTCTGGTGCTAAGTCTATGAAGGGTACACCATACTGGATGGCTCCTGAAGTTATTCGTCAGACTGGTCATAGCTT CTCTGCTGATATATGGAGCGTTGGATGTACTGTGATTGAGATGGCCACTGGAAAGCCTCCTTGGAGCGAACAATACCAAGAG GTTGCTGCTCTCTTCCATATAGGGACAACAAAGTCTCATCCACCAATCCCTGAGCATATTTCCGTCGAGGCGAAAGACTTTCTGTTAAAATGTCTGCAAAA GGAGCCAAATTTGAGGCCAACGGCATCTGAGTTGCTTCAG CATCCATTTGTGAGTGGGCAACCCATGGAATCTCATACTTCTTTGCGTCCTTCTATCATG GAAGATTCAGGGATCCCTTCTCCATCATTTTCTTCAAACCTACAGACCTT TGAGATGTCAACATGCCGAGATTCATCTGAAATGTGTAATATGGATAGTTTGCACTGCTCAACCATACATCATGACAAGGTGTTGGAAAGTACACACGTTTGGGGAAGGGACAGTGATGATGACATGTGTAGGATTGATGACAAAGATGATCTTACGATCGGGGAAGGAATTCTCAATTCTACTTATATGCCTGATGACCTTAAG AGCTTCAACCCAATGTGCGAGCCCACTGATGATATGGGGTGCCAATTTTACCGAAGTTCAGAAACTGAACAAAATGGAATGAATCTGGATACTAGCCACCAAACTGATGATCCTGCTGGCTGTTCTGGAGCAATTGGTGCATTTTCATCTCCTTGTGGACGATCTCTGtcagaggatgatgaagaacttACTGAATCAAAAATTACTGCATTTTTGGATGAAAAG GCTCTGGAACTGAAGAAACTGCAAACACCTCTGTATGAAGAGTTTTACAACAGCATGAATGTAGTGTGCTCTCCGAGTTTTGTGGATAGCTCACCCGATGAAACTACTTCTAAGTACTTGAAATTACCTCCTAAAAGCAGATCACCCATACGGAGTCCAATTGGCACTCCATCTATAGTAGCTGATGCAGTATGTAGTGTAAGCCCTGGGAGTAGTGGTAGGCGTGTATCAAATATTGGTAACGCGAGCGATAAAAACTTAAAGGACATGTCACCACCTCCTCACACTGATTGGAAAGGGTTTGGAGTTGATGCTCAGCAAGAGCCAGGCAGCCCAAG TATGGGCTATTCCGAGAGACAAAGGAAGTGGAAAGAAGAGCTTGATCATGAGCTAGAGAGAAAGCGAG AGATGATGCGCCAAGCAGGTGTATCACCAAAGGATCGAGCTTTAAATAAGCAAAGAGAGAGGACAAGGTTTGCATCTCCAGGCAAATGA
- the LOC126799760 gene encoding probable microtubule-binding protein TANGLED: MVAKTPPKQRKMVAPLNPALLRETVKKVDRCMARLQELQYTVTGGTKVISGVSLSPRSTRGYMRTSLRCKQESVRIKSLTPRKSPVGKFPAGKSPAKSAGEWQRMSLPAMLLSETVGEILHSSQFAREIVASVPKKTILEDPKTPMSQQRKQRPPPENRARRKREKRDKAQSNRSESGLPELQRARSRINFKVSPPKKREIEKENTRYLANRVSPKNRPWAKKSVLFPNPLFLATDTSPPQEKKFYRTRSPMIGRSSTNNTSPPQEKKFYRTRSPIIGRSSTNSTKPHQQIQTPHKFLIKSPASASKFQVKIKSPPLISSLSPTKAKKSPKKSAVSKLRRSFSPSRLATRLVSLSPLKSRKSVQKSEGLIMPGLKQRPTSSMPLGISARRN; the protein is encoded by the exons ATGGTTGCTAAAACCCCACCAAAGCAGAGAAAGATGGTAGCCCCTCTCAATCCAGCTCTGCTCAGAGAAACAGTGAAGAAG GTGGATAGGTGTATGGCTCGGTTGCAGGAGCTACAGTACACTGTGACGGGTGGGACGAAGGTGATATCGGGAGTCAGTCTCAGCCCGAGAAGTACTAGAGGTTATATGAGGACTAGTCTTAGATGCAAACAAGAATCTGTAAG GATAAAAAGTTTGACGCCGAGGAAATCTCCTGTAGGGAAGTTTCCGGCAGGGAAATCTCCAGCAAAGTCAGCAG GGGAATGGCAAAGAATGTCATTGCCGGCAATGCTGCTGAGCGAAACAGTAGGAGAGATCCTTCATTCAAGTCAATTTGCAAGGGAAATAGTAGCATCAGTCCCCAAGAAAACAATTTTAGAAGACCCCAAAACCCCAATGAGCCAACAGAGGAAACAGAGACCGCCCCCTGAAAACAGGGCCAGAAGAAAACGAGAGAAGCGCGATAAAGCTCAATCAAACCGATCAGAATCAGGTTTACCAGAGCTTCAACGAGCCCGGTCTCGCATCAACTTCAAGGTTTCACCTCCtaagaagagagagatagagaaagAGAACACCAGATACTTGGCAAACAGAGTTTCTCCTAAAAACAGACCATGGGCTAAAAAGAGTGTACTGTTTCCCAACCCTTTGTTTTTGGCTACTGATACTTCACCACCTCAGGAAAAGAAGTTCTATAGAACAAGGTCACCGATGATCGGAAGAAGTAGTACTAATAATACTTCACCACCTCAGGAAAAGAAGTTCTATAGAACAAG GTCACCAATTATCGGAAGAAGTAGTACTAATAGTACTAAGCCACATCAGCAGATTCAGACTCCACACAAGTTTTTGATCAAGTCTCCAGCTTCGGCTTCGAAGTTCCAGGTCAAGATCAAGAGCCCTCCAttgatttcttctctttcGCCAACAAAGGCCAAGAAGTCTCCGAAGAAATCTGCTGTGTCGAAACTGCGGCGGTCATTTTCTCCGTCAAGATTGGCTACTAGATTGGTGTCTCTGTCTCCACTGAAGAGCAGGAAGAGTGTGCAGAAGAGTGAGGGACTAATAATGCCGGGTTTGAAACAGCGTCCAACTTCCTCAATGCCACTGGGAATTTCAGCTAGGAGGAATTAA
- the LOC126797503 gene encoding mitogen-activated protein kinase kinase kinase ANP1-like isoform X2, with protein MQDMFGSVRRSLVFRPPDTDDSPVTLVDKITASIRKSRVFSKPSPPPPSAPKDAAPPIRWRKGELIGCGAFGRVYMGMNLGSGELLAVKQVLIAITSASKEKAQAHIKELEEEVKLLKNLSHPNIVRYLGTVREEDTLNILLEFVPGGSISSLLGKFGSFPEAVMRTYTKQLLLGLEYLHKNGIMHRDIKGANILVDNKGCIKLADFGASKQDVELATISGAKSMKGTPYWMAPEVIRQTGHSFSADIWSVGCTVIEMATGKPPWSEQYQEVAALFHIGTTKSHPPIPEHISVEAKDFLLKCLQKEPNLRPTASELLQHPFVSGQPMESHTSLRPSIMVDSGIPSPSFSSNLQTFEMSTCRDSSEMCNMDSLHCSTIHHDKVLESTHVWGRDSDDDMCRIDDKDDLTIGEGILNSTYMPDDLKSFNPMCEPTDDMGCQFYRSSETEQNGMNLDTSHQTDDPAGCSGAIGAFSSPCGRSLSEDDEELTESKITAFLDEKALELKKLQTPLYEEFYNSMNVVCSPSFVDSSPDETTSKYLKLPPKSRSPIRSPIGTPSIVADAVCSVSPGSSGRRVSNIGNASDKNLKDMSPPPHTDWKGFGVDAQQEPGSPSMGYSERQRKWKEELDHELERKREMMRQAGVSPKDRALNKQRERTRFASPGK; from the exons ATGCAAGACATGTTCGGATCAGTCCGCCGATCACTCGTCTTCCGGCCACCGGACACCGACGACTCCCCGGTAACCCTAGTCGACAAGATCACCGCCTCCATTCGGAAATCCAGAGTCTTCTCCAAACCCTCGCCCCCGCCGCCGTCTGCACCTAAAGACGCCGCGCCTCCGATCCGATGGCGCAAGGGCGAGTTGATCGGCTGCGGCGCCTTCGGCCGCGTCTACATGGGCATGAATCTCGGCTCCGGCGAGCTCCTCGCCGTTAAGCAG GTTCTTATCGCGATTACAAGTGCATCCAAGGAGAAAGCTCAG GCTCACATAAAGGAGCTTGAGGAAGAAGTGAAGCTTCTAAAAAATCTGTCTCATCCAAACATTGTT AGATATTTGGGTACAGTGAGGGAGGAGGATACCTTGAACATTCTGTTGGAGTTTGTCCCGGGTGGATCCATATCATCACTGCTGGGGAAATTTGGATCTTTCCCTGAAGCT GTAATGAGAACATACACCAAGCAGTTGTTGTTGGGACTAGAATATTTACACAAAAATGGGATAATGCACAGGGACATTAAG GGAGCAAATATCCTTGTCGATAATAAAGGATGCATTAAGCTTGCAGATTTTGGTGCATCCAAACAGGACGTGGAGCTG GCAACCATTTCTGGTGCTAAGTCTATGAAGGGTACACCATACTGGATGGCTCCTGAAGTTATTCGTCAGACTGGTCATAGCTT CTCTGCTGATATATGGAGCGTTGGATGTACTGTGATTGAGATGGCCACTGGAAAGCCTCCTTGGAGCGAACAATACCAAGAG GTTGCTGCTCTCTTCCATATAGGGACAACAAAGTCTCATCCACCAATCCCTGAGCATATTTCCGTCGAGGCGAAAGACTTTCTGTTAAAATGTCTGCAAAA GGAGCCAAATTTGAGGCCAACGGCATCTGAGTTGCTTCAG CATCCATTTGTGAGTGGGCAACCCATGGAATCTCATACTTCTTTGCGTCCTTCTATCATGGTTG ATTCAGGGATCCCTTCTCCATCATTTTCTTCAAACCTACAGACCTT TGAGATGTCAACATGCCGAGATTCATCTGAAATGTGTAATATGGATAGTTTGCACTGCTCAACCATACATCATGACAAGGTGTTGGAAAGTACACACGTTTGGGGAAGGGACAGTGATGATGACATGTGTAGGATTGATGACAAAGATGATCTTACGATCGGGGAAGGAATTCTCAATTCTACTTATATGCCTGATGACCTTAAG AGCTTCAACCCAATGTGCGAGCCCACTGATGATATGGGGTGCCAATTTTACCGAAGTTCAGAAACTGAACAAAATGGAATGAATCTGGATACTAGCCACCAAACTGATGATCCTGCTGGCTGTTCTGGAGCAATTGGTGCATTTTCATCTCCTTGTGGACGATCTCTGtcagaggatgatgaagaacttACTGAATCAAAAATTACTGCATTTTTGGATGAAAAG GCTCTGGAACTGAAGAAACTGCAAACACCTCTGTATGAAGAGTTTTACAACAGCATGAATGTAGTGTGCTCTCCGAGTTTTGTGGATAGCTCACCCGATGAAACTACTTCTAAGTACTTGAAATTACCTCCTAAAAGCAGATCACCCATACGGAGTCCAATTGGCACTCCATCTATAGTAGCTGATGCAGTATGTAGTGTAAGCCCTGGGAGTAGTGGTAGGCGTGTATCAAATATTGGTAACGCGAGCGATAAAAACTTAAAGGACATGTCACCACCTCCTCACACTGATTGGAAAGGGTTTGGAGTTGATGCTCAGCAAGAGCCAGGCAGCCCAAG TATGGGCTATTCCGAGAGACAAAGGAAGTGGAAAGAAGAGCTTGATCATGAGCTAGAGAGAAAGCGAG AGATGATGCGCCAAGCAGGTGTATCACCAAAGGATCGAGCTTTAAATAAGCAAAGAGAGAGGACAAGGTTTGCATCTCCAGGCAAATGA
- the LOC126799766 gene encoding uncharacterized protein LOC126799766, which yields MASSTYPSSVFNLCSCSSAPSSSTSAKRLSLTFSGSGFNGGNGVSMTKAWSGKSSRVCAKFEKFQAEDGLEENNTPESLQEVEEEGEQQEEDDSCLPSDLEGAVRQSGEASASFVSSGGLRAIVELLIPQLQFLDEEGAQAELWELSRVFLDTLIKETGCERVKAVFPDAGAAALLKYRWTDAAFGFASLSDRKPITSEDEIVVMIVPDYQMLEYVEKLASSLSDDPPRPLIMWNPRLISEDVGVGFNVRKLRRYFLSTFTTVYSMRPMESGAVFRCYPGSWKVFFDDKDRPNRYLLAKELLGRPDAEDLEMIFGNMQEDSEQGPSLFDKAAGMFSSMNRFMRIISK from the exons ATGGCTTCATCCACATACCCAAGCTCCGTGTTCAACTTGTGCTCCTGTTCTTCAGCACCCAGTTCCTCCACGTCAGCCAAACGCCTGTCCTTGACTTTTTCTGGGTCTGGCTTTAATGGGggcaatggggtttcaatgaCCAAAGCTTGGTCTGGTAAAAGCTCAAGAGTGTGTGCCAAGTTTGAGAAGTTTCAAGCTGAGGATGGCCTTGAAGAAAACAACACACCAGAGTCTTTACAAGAggttgaagaagaaggtgaacAGCAGGAGGAAGATGACAG CTGCTTGCCTTCTGACTTGGAGGGTGCAGTTCGTCAATCAGGTGAAGCAAGTGCATCCTTTGTCTCTTCAGGAGGTTTGAGAGCCATT GTTGAACTTTTAATTCCCCAGCTGCAGTTTCTTGATGAGGAAGGGGCACAAGCTGAGCTCTGGGAGTTGTCAAGAGTTTTCTTGGATACACTTATAAAGGAAACTGGTTGTGAG AGAGTTAAAGCTGTATTTCCTGATGCTGGAGCAGCAGCTCTTCTAAAATATCGGTGGACAGATGCTGCTTTTGGATTTGCGAG CTTAAGTGACCGGAAGCCCATAACGAGTGAAGATGAGATTGTGGTTATGATTGTGCCTGATTATCAGATGTTGGAATATGTGGAGAAACTTGCATCTAGTCTGTCAGATGATCCG CCAAGGCCTCTAATCATGTGGAACCCACGTCTCATCAGTGAGGATGTCGGAGTTGGATTTAATGTACGAAAGTTAAGGCGATACTTTTTGAG CACTTTTACGACGGTCTACTCAATGAGGCCTATGGAATCCGGGGCTGTATTTAGGTGCTATCCAGG GTCATGGAAGGTATTCTTTGATGACAAGGATAGACCAAACAGATATCTACTTGCCAAAGAGCTCTTGGGTCGTCCTGATGCTGAAGACCTTGAG ATGATATTTGGAAATATGCAAGAGGATTCGGAGCAAGGCCCATCTTTATTTGACAAGGCAGCTGGTATGTTCTCTTCAATGAACCGATTTATGAGGATCATTTCAAAATAG